In the Saccharococcus thermophilus genome, CAAACGCAACTGTTTTATGCTTTTGCTTCTTTCACCATATTAAGAAAATAGTGCGTCATGCGGTGGTCATCCGTCAATTCAGGATGGAATGAACATCCGAGAAACTGTCCTTGTCTTGCGGCGACGATCCGTCCGTCGTATTTGGCCAAAATTTCGACGTCCTCTCCTACTTCCACAATATGTGGAGCGCGGATAAACACACCGATAAAATCATCGGCAACCCCGGCAATCGAAAGTTCCGCTTCAAAACTTTCGCGCTGGCGGCCGAAGGAATTTCGCTCAACGGTAATATCCATCAGTCCTAAATGCGGTTCATCGTAGCCAACGATTCGTTTCGCCAACAAAATGAGCCCCGCGCAAGTGCCAAACATCGGTTTTCCTGCCGCGGCAAACTGTTTTAACGGCTCCATAAATCCGTATTTATCCATAAGACGGCGCATCGTTGTGCTCTCGCCGCCAGGGAGAATTAGACCATCCAGATCTGCAAGCTGGTCTGTTTTTTTTACGACAACTGCTTCCGCCCCACATGCTTCAATGGAGCGAACATGTTCTTGTACAGCACCTTGTAAGCCAAGTACTCCAATTTTCATCGTCTCGTTTACTCCTTTACTTACCAACCACGTTCTTGCATCCGTTGCTCTGGCAGTAATGATGCGACATCAATGCCGCGCATTGCGCCGCCCAATCCTTTCGATAAATGAGCAATTAGCTCGTAATCTTCATAATGGGTGGTAGCTTCAACGATTGCCCGTGCGTATTTTTCTGGATTTTCCGATTTGAAAATACCAGAGCCGACAAATACGCCATCTGCCCCTAAGTGCATCATCAGCGCCGCGTCCGCCGGAGTCGCGACCCCGCCAGCGGCAAAGTTGACAACTGGAAGACGGCCTAACCGCTTAATCTCACGCAATACTTCGACTGGGGCGCCTAAATTTTTTGCCTCTGTCACTAATTCATCTTCGCTCATGCTGACCACTTTACGTATTTGCGCATTAACTTTGCGCATATGCCGAACTGCTTCGACAATGTTTCCGGTTCCTGGTTCTCCTTTTGTCCGCAGCATCGATGCACCTTCCGCAATGCGGCGTGCTGCCTCTCCTAAATCACGGCAGCCGCATACAAAAGGAACGGTAAATTGTCGTTTATCAATATGAAACTCTTCGTCAGCCGGTGTCAACACTTCGCTTTCATCGATATAATCTACACCCAGCGCTTCTAAAACGCGTGCTTCTACGTAATGACCGATTCGCACTTTTGCCATCACAGGAATCGATACAGCTTTCATCACTTCCTCAATGACCGTTGGATCTGCCATGCGTGCCACGCCACCAGCAGCGCGAATATCAGCAGGAACACGTTCCAGCGCCATTACCGCTACCGCGCCAGCGGCCTCGGCAATTTTCGCTTGTTCCGCATTTACTACGTCCATGATGACGCCACCTTTTTGCATTTCTGCCATTCCACGTTTAACACGGTCTGTACCTGTAATTGCCAACTTTCATTCCCCCTTATTTCTACCCTAATGCTGTGATAGCTGGCATCAAATATCACAGATTGGATGATTACATTTTCTTATTTTACCTCAATTTTTTTAAAAATCACAATAGAAAAAAGCTCCCTGAAAAGGAAGGAGCTCTTAAAACCAACCTTTGACTGTTTTTACTACGCTCGTCCATAAATCGCCAAACAATCCGCCAATTCCTCTCATGGTGAGCACAAACCAGTTCGCTTTTTCGACATTTTCCGTTGCCACAATATTGACGCTCACATTTTTCTTCATTTCCGGACTTAAGAAGCTATACGATTCTTCGCCTTTGTATTGTAATGTCATATACCCAACTTTTTCTCCTTTTTTTACTGGAGCCGTTAATTCACCTTTATCGGTCAATTTCTTTTTATCGAAAACGTAAACAGGACGATAATTTTTTTCTTCGCCGTTTTTCACTAATAAGGAAAACGGCTTGTCCGTTGCGATGGATACGGTCTTTTCTTTTCCCTTTACGACCGGAAGGGTTTTATGACCTTTCAGTTGATATCCTTTCGGGTATAGTTCTTTCATAGAGTAACTGTTAAATCCGTAGTCAAACAGTTTCCGAGTCTCTTCGAAGCGCGCCTCCTTCGTTGATTTCCCGCTTTTGTCTTTGGCGTTCATTACCACTGTGATTAGACGGATGCCGTCGCGCTTTGCCGTACCTGTAAAACAATTTCCTGCAAATTCCGTATATCCTGTTTTTAAACCATCGACTCCTGGATAGGCATAAACCAACCCCGGCAGCATCCAGTTCCAGTTATCCATTTTAATTTCATCATCTGTTCCTTCACGGAATGTTTTATGAGCGATACTTGTTGTTTTCAGCACTTCAGGATGGTCCTTTAGCAAACGATAAGCCAATGTTGCCATTGCTCGTGCCGACATCACGTTTTCCTCATTTGTATCGGTTCCTTCTGGATGAAACCCTTTTAAGTCTTGATTGCTCAATCCAGTTGCATTGACAAATTTATAGTCTTTTAAACCTAATTGTTTCGCTTTTTCATTCATCATTTTCACAAAATTTTTTTCAGAACCGCCGAGAATCTCAGCAATCGCTACTGTGGCCCCATTGGCGGAATAAATGGCCATCGCTTCATAAAGTTCGCGAACGGTATATTTTCCATCTTTCCGCAACGGAACGTTCGACAAAGCACGATCTTGCGAAAGACGGTAAACGTAATCACTTGGCGTATATTGTTGATCCCATTTTACCCGTTTTTCCTTAATGGCATCTAGCAGCAAGTATTCCACCATCATTTTTGTCATGCTGGCAATGCCAAGAGCAGTATCAATATTTTTTTGATACAAAATTCTCCCCGTATTGGCATCCACTAGAATTGCCGCATCGGCATTAATATCTAATGGATCGCTTTCTGCTTTTACTGCTTGAAACGGCAACAAACCTAGACATAAGCAAATAGCCATGAAAAAAATTATCGTTTTTTGTCTCATCTTCTTCACTTTCGAACCCTCCTCACACAAACGTTATTGTAACACACTCATCTACAAAAAAATAGACGGAGAAAATTTCTCCGCCTTAAGTTAGGTAAATAGACATAACTCATCTGTGAACTACTCACTACTTGCCTTTATTTCGAAGTAGGAACTTCCAAGTAACTTGTATGTTTTCGCTGAACAATAAGCAACATACAAGAAGCTCTTTTATGCTTACCCTCATTTCGAAGACGTTCGTTTTAATATCATTATCATCTCCCGCTTTCAATGATGCGACTGCACCTTCACATTAGAAGCGAGAGGCTTCTTTTCGGGAAATATTAAAAAATGGAATAGTTTGGCGCTTCTTTCGTAATTTGCACATCATGCGGATGGCTTTCACGCAATCCCGCATTCGTCATCCGGATAAATTGCGTTTTTTCCCGCAGTTCTTCTAAATTTCTTGTTCCACAATATCCCATTCCCGCGCGAAGACCGCCAACAAGTTGATAAATGGTGTCGGCTAAAGGTCCTTTGTACGGAACACGTCCTTCGATTCCTTCCGGGACAAATTTTTTGTTGTCCTCTTGGAAATAACGGTCTTTACTGCCTCGCTCCATGGCAGCTACCGAACCCATTCCACGGTACACTTTAAACCGTCTTCCTTGATAAATTTCCGTTTCTCCCGGGCTTTCCGATACGCCAGCCAAAAGGCTGCCCAACATCACGGCATGAGCTCCCGCCGCTATCGCCTTTACGATGTCGCCGGAATATTTAATTCCGCCATCAGCGATAATTGGAACTCCATATTTGCGAGCCTCTGTCGCACAGTCGTATATCGCCGTAATTTGCGGTACACCGACCCCGGCGACGACACGTGTCGTACAGATGGACCCAGGTCCGATTCCAACTTTGATGATGTTGGCGCCTGCCTCAATCAAGTCGCGCGTCGCCTCCGCTGTTGCGACATTTCCTGCGATAATATTTAAGTCAGGATATTGCTCACGAATTTTGCGGACAGTCTCCAGGACACCTTTCGAATGACCGTGCGCCGTGTCCACGACAATGACGTCCACGTTTGCTTCTACAAGCTTTTTCACTCGGATCATCGTATCAGCGGTCACACCGACAGCAGCCCCGACAATGAGACGTCCTTTGGAGTCCTTAGCGGAGTTTGGAAATTCAATAACTTTTTCAATATCTTTAATGGTAATGAGTCCCTTCAATACTCCATTTTCATCGACAAGCGGCAGTTTTTCCACTTTATACTTTTGCAAAATCTTTTCCGCTTCTTCCAGTGTCGTCCCGACAGGTGCGGTAATTAAATTTTCCTTTGTCATTACATCAGCGATTTTAATGGAATAATCTTGGATAAAGCGCAAATCACGGTTTGTAATGATGCCGACGAGCTTTTGTTCTTCCGCATTATTCACAATTGGTACGCCGGAAATTCGGTATTTGCTCATTAAATGCTCTGCGTCATACACTTGATGCTCAGGGGTCAAGAAAAATGGGTCGGTAATAACTCCCCGTTCCGAACGTTTTACTTTGTCGACTTGCTCGGCTTGCTGTTCAATGGACATGTTTTTATGAATAATGCCGAGCCCACCTTGCCTTGCCATGGCAATCGCCATTTCCGCTTCCGTTACCGTATCCATTCCCGCGCTAATGATCGGGATATTCAATTGCAACGTTTCGCTCAGCTTGGTCGTCACGTCGACATCACGAGGCAATACATCGGATTTGGCAGGAATAAGAAGCACATCATCAAATGTTAATCCTTCTTTTGCAAATTTCGATTCCCACATGTTTTCTCCCCCTTGTCCCGAAATTATTATTAGTAGCTTATCAACTGGTTAAACTACTGTCAAGGAATATAGAAAATGTTCAACTTTTCAGTTATTTAAAACCAAAATTATGATAATAAGGGGGATGGAAATGTTTGATTACGGAAACATGTCAAACAAATTTATTGTCTTTCATTCGGCAGATATAGCCCAGCAGCTTCTTTACCAATGCTATGTAAAACAAGAAAGGGAAGATGCTGTGCAAAAAAGTTATACAAACTGTTACCCATTCCTTTATTATTTAGAGCACGGACAAAACTTTTATGCAACGGCACGCCACGCGCCATTATCGATCAAACCTGTTCTTCTATTTTACGGGATGGTGCAGCTTCTAAAGGCTTGCTTGCTTACCGTTGACGCGGATTATCCTGAATCCACTTCTGTCCTGGCACACGGAGTATCAACAAGAAAACGAAAAAAACAAGGATATGAATTTTTAGATGATGAAGTAAAAGTGCAAAAGAACGGATTGTTTACTCATTTTTCTGAAAAAATGTTTCATGTGAAACAACTAACAGGGGAAAAATTTCGTATGGGCACGTTGCTACAACGAATATGTGAACTGCACGAAATGTTTTCATTATTTAGCAATAATAAAATATTATCTTTAAAAGTGATACATAACCATTCTAGCCACTCGATTGCCATCCCAAAAGAAATTTTAGATTATTACCATATGACATTAAATCGCTTTATTTATTATATAGAGGAGGAATCCCATTTTCTAAACATAACATTTGCGAAGGAAGAAGAAAGTTTCATTCATTTTTATATAGAATCGCCGTTACAACCAATTGGTTGCGAGCCATTTCTATTTCATTCAAATGGAACATATCACATTCCCACCAAAAGGGAAAAAATATTTATGTTTCCCGAAATCATTGCCCATTATTTATTACTATACAACTTAAGCATGATTTCGCGATACGAAACGGAGTGGTGGAGTGAGTTATTGCACTCCTATCCAAGCAAAGCGTATATCTTGATCGTCCACTTTCTATCTTTAACAGCAGAGAAAGTTCCGTTGCTGCTTTATCAATATTTAATACAGAAATTTCACCCCTTGAATTCCCATTGACCTCCTCCCCCTTTACTTCTGGTTGAAGCGGGGATTTTCTCGCTCGATGATGAAAATGAAAAAGCATCCTGCCGATTAAAAGGCAGGATGCTTTATAAACATAATTGCCTAGCGACGACCTACTCTTGCAGGGGCGCTGGCCCCAACTACCATCGGCGCTGGAGAGCTTAACTTCCGTGTTCGGGATGGGAACGGGTGTTTCCTCTCCGCTATAGTCACTAGGCAAGTATTTCAATTGGACATGTATTATTATATCCATCTAATCGATGTTGTCAAGAAGGAGTTCATTCCTTCAAAACTAGATAACCGTCTGTTTGGAAGAAGCCGGGCGCCTTTGCTGTCTAGCTCCGGACGCCATCGGCTCGCGACGCTTCGGTCCCGTTGCGGCGGCAACAGCCTCCTCACGGGCCCTCCAGCGCGTGTCGCCGATAGGCGGGCGTCCTCCGCTTTTCGTGGTGTCTAGCTCCGGCTCCTAGCCCCTTGGGTCGCTTCAGACCTGCTGTGGCGGCGACAGCCTCCTCGCAGGTCTTCCAGCGCCCATCGGGGCTAAGCAGTCGCCTCCGCTTTTCGTGCGCTTTTCTTGGTTAAGTCCTCGATCGATTAGTATCCGTCAGCTGCACGTGTCGCCACGCTTCCACCTCGGACCTATCGACCTCGTCATCTTCGAGGGATCTTACTCGCTTGACGCGATGGGAAATCTCATCTTGAGGGGGGCTTCACGCTTAGATGCTTTCAGCGCTTATCCCTTCCGCACATAGCTACCCAGCGGTGCCCCTGGCGGGACAACTGGTACACCAGCGGTGCGTCCATCCCGGTCCTCTCGTACTAAGGACAGCTCCTCTCAAATTTCCTGCGCCCGCGACGGATAGGGACCGAACTGTCTCACGACGTTCTGAACCCAGCTCGCGTACCGCTTTAATGGGCGAACAGCCCAACCCTTGGGACCGACTACAGCCCCAGGATGCGATGAGCCGACATCGAGGTGCCAAACCTCCCCGTCGATGTGGACTCTTGGGGGAGATCAGCCTGTTATCCCCGGGGTAGCTTTTATCCGTTGAGCGATGGCCCTTCCATACGGAACCACCGGATCACTAAGCCCGACTTTCGTCCCTGCTCGACCTGTCCGTCTCGCAGTCAAGCTCCCTTGTGCCTTTGCACTCTACGAATGATTTCCAACCATTCTGAGGGAACCTTTGGGCGCCTCCGTTACCTTTTGGGAGGCGACCGCCCCAGTCAAACTGCCCACCTGACACTGTCTCCCACCCCGATCAGGGGTGCGGGTTAGAATTTCAATACCGCCAGGGTGGTATCCCACCGGCGCCTCCACCGAAGCTGGCGCTCCGGCTTCCCAGGCTCCCACCTATCCTGTACAAGCGATACCAAAATTCCATATCAGGCTGCAGTAAAGCTCCACGGGGTCTTTCCGTCCTGTCGCGGGTAACCTGCATCTTCACAGGTAGTATAATTTCACCGGGTCTCTCGTTGAGACAGTGCCCAAGTCGTTACACCTTTCGTGCGGGTCGGAACTTACCCGACAAGGAATTTCGCTACCTTAGGACCGTTATAGTTACGGCCGCCGTTTACTGGGGCTTCGGTTCGCACCTTCGCTTGCGCTAAGCGCTCCCCTTAACCTTCCAGCACCGGGCAGGTGTCAGCCCCTATACTTCGCCTTTCGGCTTCGCAGAGACCTGTGTTTTTGATAAACAGTCGCTTGGGCCTTTTCACTGCGGCTCCCTCGGGCTATTCACCCAAGAGAGCACCCCTTCTCCCGAAGTTACGGGGTCATTTTGCCGAGTTCCTTAACGAGAGTTCTCCCGCGCACCTTAGGATTCTCTCCTCGCCTACCTGTGTCGGTTTGCGGTACGGGCACCTCTCACCTCGCTAGAGGCTTTTCTTGGCAGTGTAGGATCGGGGACTTCGGGACCGATGGTCCCTTCGCCATCACGGCTCCGCCTTTGCGCCAGACGGATTTGCCTATCTGGCAGCCTAACCGCTTGGACAGGCTATTCCAGCAGCCTGCTCGCCCTACCTTCCTGCGTCCCCCCATCGCTCAAACGGTGAGGAGGTGGTACAGGAATCTCTACCTGTTGCCCATCACCTACGCCTTTCGGCCTCGGCTTAGGTCCCGACTAACCCTGAGCGGACGAACCTTCCTCAGGAACCCTTAGGCTTTCGGTGCAGAGGATTCTCACCTCTGTTTTCGCTACTCATACCGGCATTCTCACTTCTAAGCGCTCCACGAGTCCTTCCGATCTCGCTTCGACGCCCTTAGAACGCTCCCCTACCGATGACCGAAGGTCATCCCACAGCTTCGGTGGCACGTTTAGCCCCGGTACATTTTCGGCGCAGAGTCACTCGACCAGTGAGCTATTACGCACTCTTTAAATGATGGCTGCTTCTAAGCCAACATCCTGGTTGTCTGGGCAACTCCACATCCTTTTCCACTTAACGTGCACTTAGGGACCTTAGCTGGTGATCTGGGCTGTTTCCCTCTCGACCACGGATCTTATCACTCGTAGTCTGACTCCCAAGGATAAGTCATTGGCATTCGGAGTTTGACTGAGTTCGGTAACCCGATGAGGGCCCCTAGCTCAATCAGTGCTCTACCTCCAAGACTCTTCCCTTGAGGCTAGCCCTAAAGCTATTTCGGGGAGAACCAGCTATCTCCAAGTTCGATTGGCATTTCACCCCTACCCACACCTCATCCCCGCACTTTTCAACGTGCGTGGGTTCGGGCCTCCAGTAGGTGTTACCCTACCTTCACCCTGGACATGGGTAGATCACCTGGTTTCGGGTCTACGACGACGTACTGAACGCCCTATTCAGACTCGCTTTCGCTGCGGCTCCGTCTCTTCGACTTAACCTCGCACGTCATCGTAACTCGCCGGTTCATTCTACAAAAGGCACGCCATCACCCATCAACGGGCTCTGACTACTTGTAGGCACACGGTTTCAGGTTCTCTTTCACTCCCCTTCCGGGGTGCTTTTCACCTTTCCCTCACGGTACTGGTTCACTATCGGTCACTAGGGAGTATTTAGCCTTGGGAGATGGTCCTCCCTGCTTCCGACGGGATTCCCCGTGTCCCGCCGTACTCAGGAGCCACTCGGGAGGGAACGAAGTTTCGACTACAGGGCTGTCACCTTCTCTGGCGGGCCTTTCCAGACCGCTTCGTCTACCCCGTTCCTTTGTCACTCCCATGTGAGTGGTCCTACAACCCCAAGAGGCAAGCCTCTTGGTTTGGGCTGTTCCCGTTTCGCTCGCCGCTACTCAGGGAATCGCTATTGCTTTCTTCTCCTCCGGGTACTAAGATGTTTCAGTTCCCCGGGTGTGCCCTCCATACCCTATGGATTCAGGTATGGATACTGTCCCATTACGGACAGTGGGTTCCCCCATTCGGACATCTCCGGATCAACGCTTGCTTACAGCTCCCCGAAGCGTTTCGGCGTTTGCCCCGTCCTTCATCGGCTCCTAGTGCCAAGGCATCCACCGTGCGCCCTTTCTAACTTAACCAATAGCGCTTCTCGGCTTCTTCCTTTCGGTTATCTAGTTTTCAAGGAACGAAGCTACTTCATTGCATTCGCTTCTTTGCAGCTTTGCGTCGAGGAATCCAGCTTCTCTGAATTCACTAGAAGACGCAGACGCAAACTGTTTTTTTCATCAAAATGGTGGAGCCTATCGGGATCGAACCGATGACCTCCTGCGTGCAAAGCAGGCGCTCTCCCAGCTGAGCTAAGGCCCCACACATCAATGGGCCTAAGTGGACTTGAACCACCGACCTCACGCTTATCAGGCGTGCGCTCTAACCAGCTGAGCTATAGGCCCATTATTGAAATTGTTGAGGAGAAGTTCCCTCAAAACTAAACAAGGCTACTACCTTGCATTCACTTCTTTGCTGCCTTGCGCCGAGGAACCCAGCTTCTTTGAATTCACTAGAAGACGCAGGCGCAAAACGGAAGGAACATAAACTCCTTCAAAACTAAACAAAACGACAAGCGTCATTATAAACGATTTTTAACCTATTGTCAAGAAGTTATTACGCTTCTGCTTTTCGTATTGTCTAGCTTCGGCTCCTAGCCCCTCGGGCCGCTTCGGTCTCGCTGTGGCGGCAACAGCCTCCTCGCGAGCCCTCCAGCGCCTGCCGGGGCTAACCATTCGCCTTCGCTTTTCGTGTCATCCTTAGAAAGGAGGTGATCCAGCCGCACCTTCCGGTACGGCTACCTTGTTACGACTTCACCCCAATCACTTGCCCCACCTTCGGCGGCTGGCTCCCGAAAGGGTTACCTCACCGACTTCGGGTGTTGCAAGCTCTCGTGGTGTGACGGGCGGTGTGTACAAGGCCCGGGAACGTATTCACCGCGGCATGCTGATCCGCGATTACTAGCGATTCCGGCTTCATGCAGGCGAGTTGCAGCCTGCAATCCGAACTGAGAGCGGCTTTTTGGGATTGGCTCCCCCTCGCGGGTTCGCAGCCCTTTGTACCGCCCATTGTAGCACGTGTGTAGCCCAGGTCATAAGGGGCATGATGATTTGACGTCATCCCCACCTTCCTCCGGTTTGTCACCGGCAGTCACCTTAGAGTGCCCAACTGAATGCTGGCAACTAAGGTCGAGGGTTGCGCTCGTTGCGGGACTTAACCCAACATCTCACGACACGAGCTGACGACAACCATGCACCACCTGTCACCCTGTCCCCCCGAAGGGGGAACGCCCTATCTCTAGGGTTGTCAGGGGATGTCAAGACCTGGTAAGGTTCTTCGCGTTGCTTCGAATTAAACCACATGCTCCACCGCTTGTGCGGGCCCCCGTCAATTCCTTTGAGTTTCAGCCTTGCGGCCGTACTCCCCAGGCGGAGTGCTTAACGCGTTAGCTGCAGCACTAAAGGGTTTGACCCCTCTAACACTTAGCACTCATCGTTTACGGCGTGGACTACCAGGGTATCTAATCCTGTTTGCTCCCCACGCTTTCGCGCCTCAGCGTCAGTTACAGACCAGAGAGCCGCCTTCGCCACTGGTGTTCCTCCACATCTCTACGCATTTCACCGCTACACGTGGAATTCCGCTCTCCTCTTCTGCACTCAAGTCCCCCAGTTTCCAATGACCCTCCACGGTTGAGCCGTGGGCTTTCACATCAGACTTAAGGGACCGCCTGCGCGCGCTTTACGCCCAATAATTCCGGACAACGCTCGCCCCCTACGTATTACCGCGGCTGCTGGCACGTAGTTAGCCGGGGCTTTCTCGTTAGGTACCGTCACCGTACCGCCCTATTCGAACGGTACTTCTTCTTCCCTAACAACAGAGCTTTACGATCCGAAGACCTTCTTCGCTCACGCGGCGTCGCTCCGTCAGACTTTCGTCCATTGCGGAAGATTCCCTACTGCTGCCTCCCGTAGGAGTCTGGGCCGTGTCTCAGTCCCAGTGTGGCCGGTCACCCTCTCAGGCCGGCTACGCATCGTCGCCTTGGTGAGCCGTTACCTCACCAACTAGCTAATGCGCCGCGGGCCCATCCGTAAGTGACAGCCGAAGCCGCCTTTCAACCGAAGACCATGCGGTCTTCGGTGTTATCCGGTATTAGCTCCGGTTTCCCGGAGTTATCCCGGTCTTACGGGTAGGTTGCCCACGTGTTACTCACCCGTCCGCCGCTAACCGAACAAGAGCAAGCTCCTACTCGGTCCGCTCGACTTGCATGTATTAGGCACGCCGCCAGCGTTCGTCCTGAGCCAGGATCAAACTCTCCATAGAAAGTTAATTGGCTTATTTCCAAGCTTCAGCACCGACACCGCAAGGTGTCGAGTCGCCTTCGCTTTTCTTATTGTCTAGCTTCAGCGCCTAGCTCTCTTGTGCCAAATAACCTTCCCCCTCGAAGTGCAAGCACTTCAGCGGGTGAAGAACATTTGGCTTCGAGAGCTGATCGCGGCGCTTCAGCTTTTCTTGATTGACGCTTGCGTTTTGTTTAGTTTTCAAGGAGCTTTTGTCTCTTAATGATGACAGCTATTAAATAGTAACTCATAGACAATTAAAAGTCAACACTTTTTTACAAATTTTTTATCAGCGAAACATCTTTTGAATCAAGCAAAATTGATTCTATCATTTTTGTTTTTCATATTCAACAGTATTTTTAAGAAAAAATATTCATCCTCTGGCATTATTAATGAATGATTTCCTCGATATATATGTCTCGATGTTCACTTAGAGAAAGAAATTCCTTTTTGTTGGCCAGTTTAACAATTGGTCTTGTTGGTTCTTCCGGCTGTATAAAAATAATTTCTCCTGTTTCGCCGTTTGATAATTTAACCAGCGTTCCTATTTGAAAGCTGGCTAAATGATCTAGCAGCACTTTTATTGCCTCCATGCTTAATTTGCCAAATTGCTCGATTTGCATTTTTTCCAATGCTTTAAAAGGCGACTGTTTGCGTCGATAAAGACGTTCGGAAGTCATCGCATGATACACGTCCGCTACCGCCACTATTTTGCTGTATGGATGAATTTGCTGGTCGCGAATGCCAAACGGATAGCCGCTTCCGTCATTTCGTTCATGGTGCTGCAATATCGCCAGCTTTACCCCCTGTTTTAACGCTGTTATTTTTTGCACCATTCGATAGCCAAATACGGCATGTTGCTGTACTTCTTTGTATTCGCTAGTAGTAAGCGCGAACCGCTTTGTTAAAATCCTTTTATCGACCTTCGCCATTCCGCAGTCAGATAATACACCGGCAAGCGCGATTTGATAACAATCCCCTCTGCTATAATCCATTTGTTTTGCTAAAAAGCCTGCTAACAACCCGACACTAACAGCATGGTGATATAAATAATCTTCCTTTGTCGCATAACGGTATAAGATTAACAATTCTCTCTTATTATGTATAAATTTGTCTAATAGTGGAATAATGATCTCTCTTACTTCGGCAATGTCAATTGGGGAGCCAGATTGCCATGACTGAAACGCCTTTTTATATTTTTGAACTGCCTTTAAGTAAAGAGATATCAGATTTTCGCCGTTTATAGCGCCTTCATGGTACGCTTCAGGCAACTCCGCCGGCCGGAATG is a window encoding:
- a CDS encoding serine hydrolase, producing the protein MRQKTIIFFMAICLCLGLLPFQAVKAESDPLDINADAAILVDANTGRILYQKNIDTALGIASMTKMMVEYLLLDAIKEKRVKWDQQYTPSDYVYRLSQDRALSNVPLRKDGKYTVRELYEAMAIYSANGATVAIAEILGGSEKNFVKMMNEKAKQLGLKDYKFVNATGLSNQDLKGFHPEGTDTNEENVMSARAMATLAYRLLKDHPEVLKTTSIAHKTFREGTDDEIKMDNWNWMLPGLVYAYPGVDGLKTGYTEFAGNCFTGTAKRDGIRLITVVMNAKDKSGKSTKEARFEETRKLFDYGFNSYSMKELYPKGYQLKGHKTLPVVKGKEKTVSIATDKPFSLLVKNGEEKNYRPVYVFDKKKLTDKGELTAPVKKGEKVGYMTLQYKGEESYSFLSPEMKKNVSVNIVATENVEKANWFVLTMRGIGGLFGDLWTSVVKTVKGWF
- the pdxT gene encoding pyridoxal 5'-phosphate synthase glutaminase subunit PdxT produces the protein MKIGVLGLQGAVQEHVRSIEACGAEAVVVKKTDQLADLDGLILPGGESTTMRRLMDKYGFMEPLKQFAAAGKPMFGTCAGLILLAKRIVGYDEPHLGLMDITVERNSFGRQRESFEAELSIAGVADDFIGVFIRAPHIVEVGEDVEILAKYDGRIVAARQGQFLGCSFHPELTDDHRMTHYFLNMVKEAKA
- a CDS encoding HD-GYP domain-containing protein, with the translated sequence MIRVKLHQLQEGCILAEDVLGKTKKPIMPKNTIVTSTLLNVLEKFLIEEVCVEPILANGEPFRPAELPEAYHEGAINGENLISLYLKAVQKYKKAFQSWQSGSPIDIAEVREIIIPLLDKFIHNKRELLILYRYATKEDYLYHHAVSVGLLAGFLAKQMDYSRGDCYQIALAGVLSDCGMAKVDKRILTKRFALTTSEYKEVQQHAVFGYRMVQKITALKQGVKLAILQHHERNDGSGYPFGIRDQQIHPYSKIVAVADVYHAMTSERLYRRKQSPFKALEKMQIEQFGKLSMEAIKVLLDHLASFQIGTLVKLSNGETGEIIFIQPEEPTRPIVKLANKKEFLSLSEHRDIYIEEIIH
- the pdxS gene encoding pyridoxal 5'-phosphate synthase lyase subunit PdxS, which produces MAITGTDRVKRGMAEMQKGGVIMDVVNAEQAKIAEAAGAVAVMALERVPADIRAAGGVARMADPTVIEEVMKAVSIPVMAKVRIGHYVEARVLEALGVDYIDESEVLTPADEEFHIDKRQFTVPFVCGCRDLGEAARRIAEGASMLRTKGEPGTGNIVEAVRHMRKVNAQIRKVVSMSEDELVTEAKNLGAPVEVLREIKRLGRLPVVNFAAGGVATPADAALMMHLGADGVFVGSGIFKSENPEKYARAIVEATTHYEDYELIAHLSKGLGGAMRGIDVASLLPEQRMQERGW
- a CDS encoding YaaC family protein, with the protein product MFDYGNMSNKFIVFHSADIAQQLLYQCYVKQEREDAVQKSYTNCYPFLYYLEHGQNFYATARHAPLSIKPVLLFYGMVQLLKACLLTVDADYPESTSVLAHGVSTRKRKKQGYEFLDDEVKVQKNGLFTHFSEKMFHVKQLTGEKFRMGTLLQRICELHEMFSLFSNNKILSLKVIHNHSSHSIAIPKEILDYYHMTLNRFIYYIEEESHFLNITFAKEEESFIHFYIESPLQPIGCEPFLFHSNGTYHIPTKREKIFMFPEIIAHYLLLYNLSMISRYETEWWSELLHSYPSKAYILIVHFLSLTAEKVPLLLYQYLIQKFHPLNSH
- the guaB gene encoding IMP dehydrogenase codes for the protein MWESKFAKEGLTFDDVLLIPAKSDVLPRDVDVTTKLSETLQLNIPIISAGMDTVTEAEMAIAMARQGGLGIIHKNMSIEQQAEQVDKVKRSERGVITDPFFLTPEHQVYDAEHLMSKYRISGVPIVNNAEEQKLVGIITNRDLRFIQDYSIKIADVMTKENLITAPVGTTLEEAEKILQKYKVEKLPLVDENGVLKGLITIKDIEKVIEFPNSAKDSKGRLIVGAAVGVTADTMIRVKKLVEANVDVIVVDTAHGHSKGVLETVRKIREQYPDLNIIAGNVATAEATRDLIEAGANIIKVGIGPGSICTTRVVAGVGVPQITAIYDCATEARKYGVPIIADGGIKYSGDIVKAIAAGAHAVMLGSLLAGVSESPGETEIYQGRRFKVYRGMGSVAAMERGSKDRYFQEDNKKFVPEGIEGRVPYKGPLADTIYQLVGGLRAGMGYCGTRNLEELREKTQFIRMTNAGLRESHPHDVQITKEAPNYSIF